DNA sequence from the Sphingomonas bisphenolicum genome:
ACCGCGACGCGCCGCTGGAAGCGATGCTGGTCGATAGCTGGTACGATCCCTATCTGGGCGTCGTCATCCTGGTGCGCGTGATGAACGGCGTCATCAAGAAGGGCCAGAACGTCAAGTTCATGATCGGCGGCACCGAACATCTGGTCGACCGCGTCGGCTGCATGCGGCCCAAGATCGAGCAACTGCCCGAACTGGGGCCGGGCGAGATCGGCTTCATCACCGCGCAGATCAAGGATATCAGCCAGACCCGCGTCGGCGACACCATCACCACGGTCAAGAACCCGGCGGCCAAGCCGTTGCCGGGCTTCAAGGAAGTGCAGCCGGTGGTGTTCTGCGGCCTGTTCCCGGTGGATGCCAACGACTTCGACAAGCTGCGCGACAGCATCAGCAAGCTGCGGCTCAATGATGCCAGCTTCTCCTTCGAGATGGAGAGCAGCGCGGCGCTGGGCTTTGGCTTCCGCTGCGGATTCCTGGGCCTGCTCCATCTGGAGATCATTCAGGAGCGACTGACCCGCGAATATGATCTGGACCTCATCACCACCGCGCCGTCGGTGGTGTACAAAATCCAGCTCACCTATGGCGCGGGCGAGATCGAGCTGCACAATCCGGCCGACATGCCCGATCCCACTAAGATCGACGAGATCGAGGAGCCGTGGATCGAGGCGATCATCTATTGCCCCGACGAATATCTCGGCTCCATCCTGAAACTGTGCCAGGATCGGCGCGGCATTCAGAAGAACCTGACCTATGTCGGCGGCCGCGCGCAGGTGACCTATGAACTGCCGCTCAACGAAGTGGTGTTCGACTTCTACGATCGCCTGAAGTCCATCAGCCGGGGTTATGCCAGCTTCGACTATCACCAGATCGGCTATCGCGAGGGCGATCTGGTCAAGATGAGCATCATGGTCAATTCAGAGCCGGTCGATGCGCTCAGCATGATCGTCCATCGCGGCACCGCCGAATCGCGCGGCCGCGGCATGTGCGAGCGGCTGAAGGACCTGATCCCCCGCCATCTGTTCAAGATCCCGATCCAGGCGGCGATCGGCGGCAAGGTGATCGCGCGCGAGACGATCGCGGCGATGCGCAAGGACGTGACCGCCAAATGCTATGGCGGCGACATCAGCCGCAAGAAGAAGCTGCTCGACAAGCAGAAGGAAGGCAAGAAGCGGATGCGCGAATATGGGTCGGTCCAGATTCCGCAGGAAGCCTTCATCGCCGCGCTGCGCATGGGCGACGAAAGCTGATCCCATGAACGACCGCCGCGCCGCAGGATCGTCCCGCCGTTGAACGGGAACGATCTTGTCCTGTGACGGCGCAACGTCCGGGCCGTTGACCGGCAAGGGTCAACCGGACAATGGGCTGGCCGGGCAGGTCGCACGGATCGAGCGGGCGGCGGCGTTTCTGGCCAATGGCCTGTCGCTGGGCACCTGTCCCGACGCGGCGGGGCGACGGCGCGACGCCATGCCGGCCAAGTTGATCGGCAACGGTTTGCGCGAACTGGACCTGTTCCTGACCGACCTGATCGTGGAGGCGGGGCGGGTCCACCGGCTGGGCGCGGCGGCCGGGGGCGATCCGGGCGTGCATCCGGGTCGGCGCATCTATAGCGCGGCCGAGGCCTGGCGGCGCACCGGGCCGCAACTGGGGCTGGCGATGGACGCGCGCGCGCGGTTGCGCGAAATGCGCGCGGCGCAGAACCGCCATTGTTTCGGACGCCTGCGCGGGGAGGGCGCCGAGGCCGCGATGCAACGCGCCTGCGCCGACTATGCGCGGTTGGCGGGCGAGGTGCTGGCGGCGGTCAGGGGACGGGCGGGAGCGCCGAATTTCGACACCGCCGCAGGAAAATGATGCTTCAACAGCGCGGTTTCATGCTTCCGCGGTTGCAGGAAGGTTGAGGATTGGCGCCACGAGCAAAGTCCGACGCAATCCTGACTATTGGTAAAAGAGAACCCTGTTTCGACCGGATTCCTTGGCGCGGTACATCATCCCATCCACCAGGGACAATAGCTTGTCCTGATCGTCCATTTTACTCTGCACCAGCAGCGCGCCGATGCTGGCCGTAACGTTGATATGCTGGTCCGCCTCGGGAATATAGACGGATTCTATGGCTTTTGTGAAACGGTCGAGCACAGTCAGCATTCCCGGCTGGCTGATATCGGGTATCGCTACACAAAATTCCTCCCCTCCCATTCTTGCGATCAAATCGCCATCGCGGCAACTGTCCGCCAAGGCTTCCTTGACACGGATGAGCACCCTGTCCCCGGCGGAATGTCCATAGCGGTCGTTGATGGCCTTAAAATGATCGAGATCGATCATGGCGATGCCCAACTGCGCCTTTTTCGGGTCGCCGCGGGCGTCCCAGTCGGCCGACATGGCCGCGAATTTTCGAGCAAATGCGCGCCTGTTCAGGGCACCGGTCAGCGGATCAATATCCGCCAATGTCCGCATTTCGTCCACCTGATGATGAATGCGGAGCGACGACGCCACCCAATGGGCCATAGCCTGTAATCGTATTAGGTCCGCCACATCCTGCGCATTTCTATGGCAATGACCGATGTTAATTGTACCAAAACAGCGCGACCCGCTCAGCAAGGGAACATCCAGGCATGACTGCAGCCCCTTGCTGGTCAGCATTTTACAGTCCCAATCCTCCGATAAGGTGAGGTCGGGGCATATTTCCGCTTTCCCCTGCGCAAAGACGCGTCCGACCATCGTGCCGGCAATAGGGACCGGCATATCCAAAGGAATGGCGTCATTCCCCTCCATGGCCACCAGGCGAAGATGCGTAGCGTCAACCGGCAGAGCGATTGTTACGCGATCGGCACGGAAAATCGCGCGCGACCAGCGCGCTATCACTTGCATAATGGTATCGATGTCCGGAGCTACAGATAGCTCTACGATAAAACGAACTGGAAGCTCGATCGACAAGTCGTTGGCGCAAGCTTCGTCTACGGATCTCTTCAGATCGCCGTCGCTGAGACTATAATGGTGAGGATTAGCGTTATTGCTCGTCACGACCCTCTATCTTCGACCCGTTTCTCTTGTTTTAGCGCCATATTTCCCAATGGCAAATAAGGAGCGCATGAGAGGGGAAGATACTGTATCCCCTATCTGTCTCTAGCCCGTAGCCGACTGGCCCGGCATCGATCCAACCTCTTTTTCTGCGCCGGGGGGATGAAGGCTCTCGGGCGTCCAGCCGCACCGGTGGGATTGCCCTGCAATCGGGATACCGCGCGACCGGGGCCGCCCCATCGGCGGCGGGGCGCATAGTCGATGGCGGAGCAATGCGTTGCTTGCAGGTCCGCATAAATATCCCGTACTGGTATATGCAGAGCGGCGAAAATATGGCGATCAGGACGCGCACCAGTCGATCGGGTTGCGCGACCAAGCCCTGGCATGGCCCTTAAGGATCATCAACTGGCCGATCGACACGCCGTCGCGCAGCAGCAGCCGGGCGGAGGGATCGGGATCGGCGGCGTCGGGCCGGGCCTCGAACGCGCCGCCGTTCAGCATCGCGGCCAGCGCGGCGCGGCCCTTTTGCGCGCGCGCGGCTTCGGCCGAGCAGCGGGGGGCGGTGTCGCTGGGGACGCTGATGTCGGAGAGATGATAGCGTGTGCCGCGCCAGGCATAGGCGTTGGCGGACAGGATGCAGGCGTCGCCCCGGACGTCGTCGCACAGCGCGAACCGTGCGTTGATGCTGGTGGGCGCGGCGACGTCTTTCGCGGCGTCGCCGGGGGCGGGCAGAATATGTGCGATGAGCAACGCCACGGCCCCGGCAATGCCGAGCGCGGCAAGCAGCAGGCCGATCGGGACGACGCGCGTGCGCTGTTCCTGCTTGTCGTTCAGCCAGGCGCCGGCGTCATCCGGGTGGCGATCGCCGACGTCGTACAGATTGCGTGCCATGGTGCATCCCAAATGGAGCGGATGCTTTACCATCGCTTATGGAAAATTTCGGTTAACCAGCCGGAGCGCCGCTTTGCAACGGCGTGCGGCCTCACGGACTGGCCGGTTGACGGATCGGCCGGGCCATGGTCAAGTCGGCGGGCTGTAGCGACGGAGGCGGCGTGAGCGATACCTGGTTGTATGACGAGCATCCTGCGATGTTCCGGGCGCATCCCGTCCTGTTCCTGCTGCTGCTGGTTTCGGTGGTCGGCATCGTCGCGATCGCGATCTGGTGGGTGCTGCACAAGGGCGAACGACTGGCGCTGAGCGAGCGCGAAGTGCTGATGGAGCGCGGATTGCTGGCCAAGCAGCGGACCGAGGTCGCGCTGTCCTCCATTCGGTCGGTGCGCATCACTCAAAGCCTGGGCCAGCGCATCTTCGGCGTCGGCCATGTCGAGCTGTTCAGTGCCGGCGATATCGCCGAAATCGCGATCAAGAACATGCCGCGGCCCGACCGCATCCGCGCGATCGCCGCCGCGCGCAACCTGGACCTGCTGCCGCAAAGATAGACTATTTCGTCCAGCCCCTTGACTTGAGCCGATTTATTTCAACGATAGGGTTAACAAAAGAGGGGCCGCAGAGCCTCAATTCGCAAGAGGACGCCATGTCAGGAACGTCCGTTCACAAAGGGGTGAACGGCGGGATAAGGGGTCGTCTTCCATGGTTGGTTTGCGAGTGATGCCGTCTTTGCCGGACCTGACGGCCGAGCAGCGCGCCGAAATCCGCCACGCCTGCGGCTTTGCCTGCGTGCGGTGCGGCGTCACCATCTACCGCTATCTGGGGCTGCCGGACGGGCCGGGGGCGACCTTGCTGTGCCCGACATGCCACGGATTGGTGGAGGAAGGGCGGCTGACCGCGACCCAGGTCCACAGCTTCCACGCCAATCCGGTGGTGCGCCAGCGCCATTTCGCGCGCGACCGGCTGCCCTTTTCGGCGGAATTGCCGCAACTGATCGTCGGTGGATCGCGGCTGCTGCGCGACACGCCGATCCCGATCACGCTGGAGGGCGAGCCGATCCTGATCTTCGCGCCGCCGCGCCGGACCAATGGCGCGACGCGGATCAGCGTGCGGCTGGGCTCGCCCGACGGGGTGGCGACGCAGATCATCGACGGCAATGAATGGAAGCCGACCGATGGTAGCTGGCATTTCCTGCTGCGCGGCGACCGCTACAGCATGATGGCGGCGCGGGGCGATGGCCTTGCGGTGCTGCGGATCGTCGCGCGCAACCGGATCGCGGTGGAGCATCTGCGCACCACGATCAACGGCCGCCGGCTGGAGGTGACGCCCGACTGGCTGGAGATTGACGGCAAGCGGCATGTCGACCAGATCGGCAGCGGGACGCTGATCGGGCTGGAGCTTTAGGGCGCAACCTGCGGTTTCGGGCGGGGGCGGAAGTCCAGCGCGACCGGGCGCATGACGCCGTCGGCGCGGACCCGGACGCGGACCAGCCCTTGCAGGCGCGGATCGGCCAGCTTGCGGGAGAGGGCGAT
Encoded proteins:
- the lepA gene encoding translation elongation factor 4, whose amino-acid sequence is MTDLSHIRNFSIIAHIDHGKSTLADRLIQRTGGLTDREMSAQVLDNMDIEKERGITIKAQTVRLDYVAKNGETYELNLMDTPGHVDFAYEVSRSLAACEGALLVVDAAQGVEAQTLANVYQSIEHDHEIVPVLNKIDLPAAEPEKVRAEIEEVIGLDASEAVLASAKSGIGIDDILEAIVKKIPPPKGDRDAPLEAMLVDSWYDPYLGVVILVRVMNGVIKKGQNVKFMIGGTEHLVDRVGCMRPKIEQLPELGPGEIGFITAQIKDISQTRVGDTITTVKNPAAKPLPGFKEVQPVVFCGLFPVDANDFDKLRDSISKLRLNDASFSFEMESSAALGFGFRCGFLGLLHLEIIQERLTREYDLDLITTAPSVVYKIQLTYGAGEIELHNPADMPDPTKIDEIEEPWIEAIIYCPDEYLGSILKLCQDRRGIQKNLTYVGGRAQVTYELPLNEVVFDFYDRLKSISRGYASFDYHQIGYREGDLVKMSIMVNSEPVDALSMIVHRGTAESRGRGMCERLKDLIPRHLFKIPIQAAIGGKVIARETIAAMRKDVTAKCYGGDISRKKKLLDKQKEGKKRMREYGSVQIPQEAFIAALRMGDES
- a CDS encoding sensor domain-containing diguanylate cyclase, with amino-acid sequence MTSNNANPHHYSLSDGDLKRSVDEACANDLSIELPVRFIVELSVAPDIDTIMQVIARWSRAIFRADRVTIALPVDATHLRLVAMEGNDAIPLDMPVPIAGTMVGRVFAQGKAEICPDLTLSEDWDCKMLTSKGLQSCLDVPLLSGSRCFGTINIGHCHRNAQDVADLIRLQAMAHWVASSLRIHHQVDEMRTLADIDPLTGALNRRAFARKFAAMSADWDARGDPKKAQLGIAMIDLDHFKAINDRYGHSAGDRVLIRVKEALADSCRDGDLIARMGGEEFCVAIPDISQPGMLTVLDRFTKAIESVYIPEADQHINVTASIGALLVQSKMDDQDKLLSLVDGMMYRAKESGRNRVLFYQ
- a CDS encoding nuclease; translated protein: MARNLYDVGDRHPDDAGAWLNDKQEQRTRVVPIGLLLAALGIAGAVALLIAHILPAPGDAAKDVAAPTSINARFALCDDVRGDACILSANAYAWRGTRYHLSDISVPSDTAPRCSAEAARAQKGRAALAAMLNGGAFEARPDAADPDPSARLLLRDGVSIGQLMILKGHARAWSRNPIDWCAS
- a CDS encoding PH domain-containing protein; amino-acid sequence: MSDTWLYDEHPAMFRAHPVLFLLLLVSVVGIVAIAIWWVLHKGERLALSEREVLMERGLLAKQRTEVALSSIRSVRITQSLGQRIFGVGHVELFSAGDIAEIAIKNMPRPDRIRAIAAARNLDLLPQR